In Gemmatimonadota bacterium, the DNA window TCACGGCCGGGCTATTGAGGCACTCCCAGAGGAAACGGGGAGAAACAGATAGGCCCGCCCTACCGCCGCGGCGCTCGGGTTCGACTCTACCGCCGACCCCGAGACAGGGACCCGACAATTACACCGGCGACTCCGCTCAGGCGGCGAATTTCACAACTTCCAGCTCGGTTTCCTCGTCCATCGCTTCGAGGATCTCCTCGACACGGTTCATCACAGAATCCTCAAGCAAATACTCGGGGCAGCTCCTGCACTGTAAGACCGGTAGATCGCGAATCACAACGATAGAGCGTTGGCTCAGTTTGAACGGAAGATCGGTGACCACTGGCTCAAGCGTCTCGCCGCAAACGTGACATCTCATGGCTTTCTTCTCCTGGTGCGCAGGTCCGGCTCCCATTCGCTCAACTTCGGTCGGTACGCCGTGATGACGCGAACGTTATCTCCAGCGACGTCCGCGGCAAAGAGCACGTGGAACACGTCCTCCCCGCGATGAGCGTACACCAGATAGCTGGGAAGGTACTTGTCCTCGGGGTACGACTCAATGACCTCGAAGCTTTCCGCTGCCTGCAGGATCGCAGTGCGCGAGATGGCGCGTCCTCGCAGCCGCATTTGCACGTGGTACGTCCAGAGAAGCTTCAGTTCGCGGGTGCAGCGCCGGATGAACTCGAGAGGATCTTCGGGAATGACACGCTCCGGATCGGACACTCTTCCGTCGTTCTCCTCTCACTCGTTGCCCGGTGCGGTTGCGCCCATGGGCTCAGCCCGAAGATCTCAGCTCAGAGGCGTCTAACGCCCTGCCGCTCAGTCGCGAGCGGCGCCTCGACGCCGCCTCAGCCCACCGGCAGCTGGCGCGCCGCTCGGCGGCAGCAGCGGCCTGTTATGCCGCACGCTCGCCTTGTTGATCATGACCGGTCAGGATACGGGGCTACGTACTCAAAGGTGAAGACGCGTCGAATCCGAGCCATATCGCGCGCATTTTGCGTCACCAAGATGATGCCGCTCTCGCGG includes these proteins:
- a CDS encoding YgiT-type zinc finger protein, which translates into the protein MRCHVCGETLEPVVTDLPFKLSQRSIVVIRDLPVLQCRSCPEYLLEDSVMNRVEEILEAMDEETELEVVKFAA
- a CDS encoding DUF4258 domain-containing protein codes for the protein MSDPERVIPEDPLEFIRRCTRELKLLWTYHVQMRLRGRAISRTAILQAAESFEVIESYPEDKYLPSYLVYAHRGEDVFHVLFAADVAGDNVRVITAYRPKLSEWEPDLRTRRRKP